In the Pyramidobacter porci genome, CGGCCGACCCCGCGGCCGCGGCTGCCGCGCTTACGTCTGCGTCGGCGGCGGCGTCGACGTACCGCTGATGATGGGCAGCCGCAGTACCTACATGAAAGCGAAGATCGGCGGCTTCGAAGGCCGCAAGCTGAAAGACGGCGACACGTTGTCGACCGGCGCTCCCTGGTCGTTGTGGCGGCGCGTCGTCGGCGCAGCCTGCCCGGCGGAACTTCTGCCGGACTACGGCGACGCTCCGCTGCGCGCCGTGCTCGGCCCGCAGGATTCTTACGTCGGCCCCGAGGGAGTGAAAACGTTTTTCGAGACCGAGTACGCCGTTTCCACCTCGGCCGACCGCATGGGCTGCCGTTTGGAAAGCGACCGCGTCATTCAGCACGTGAAAGGTCCCGACATCGTCTCCGACGGCATCCCCATGGGAGCCGTGCAGGTGCCCGGCTCAGGCCTGCCGATCGTGATGATGGCCGACCGCCAGACCACCGGCGGCTACGTGAAGATCGCCGTCGTGCACGCGCTCGACGTGGCGCGCCTGGCGCAGAAAATGCCCGGCGACACGGTTCGCTTCGCGCCGATCAACCAGGACGAAGGCGTCGATCTGTCGCGGGGCGAGGCGGCGAAGCTCGAACGGCTGCGGCTGCTCGTGCAGCATATTGCAGCGCAGCCATCGGCGTCGGACGCGCCGGCTCCGGCAAATTCGGGCGCGATGAAGCTGAACGTCGAAGGCAAAGATTACACCGTGACGTGGGAACGTCTGGATTGATCCGAAATCTGGGGGGAGGAATGAACGATGAACTATCGAGTGGATCTGAACAGCGATCTGGGCGAGAGTTTCGGAGCCTGGAAGATGGGACGCGACGGCGACGTGCTTACCTTCGTGTCGTCGGCGAACGTGGCCTGCGGCTTTCACGCCGGCGACGCCTGCGTGATGCGCGCCACAGTGACGGCGGCGAAAGCGGCGGGCGTGGCCGTGGGGGCTCATCCCGCCTATCCCGATCTGGTCGGCTTCGGCCGACGCAACATGGCCTGCACGCCCGACGAGCTTTACGCCTATACGCTCTATCAGATCGGCGCGCTGCGCGCCTTCTGCGAAGCGGCGGGCACGAAACTTCAGCACGTCAAGCCCCACGGCGCCATGTACAACAGCGCCGCCAAGAAGATCGAGGAGGCCGAAGCCCTCGCGCAGGCCGTAAAGGATGCGGGTGGATTGATCCTGATGGGGCTGGCGGGATCGAAGTTCGACGAAGCCGCCGCGAAAATCGGCCTGCCTTACGCCGCCGAAGCCTTCGCCGACCGCGGCTACATGCCCGACGGCACGCTCGTGCCCCGCAGCAAGGAAGGCGCCTTCGTGCGCGACACGGAAGTCGCCGCCGCGCGCGTGATCCGCATGGTCAAAGAAGGCGTCGTCGAAGCGATCGACGGCACGATCGTGAAGCTTCGCCCCCACTCCATCTGCCTGCACGGCGACTCGCCCACGGCCGTGCAGATGGCCCAGACCCTGAGAGCGCGCCTCGTCGAAGCCGGCATCGAGATCGCCCCGCTGGCGCAGATCGTCTAGCGTCGGCATAACGGCTTCATACGCGGCGTCTGCATGTCAGACCGGGTGCCGGGAAAGACACCCCCGACGCCCGGTTTCCTTTGGATCCCGACTCGCAATGAGCGTGCCGCTTCCCGTTGACGCCCTGCCGCACGCAGAGCAGACGTTCTCCGCCGCGTTGGCGCTCCTTGCACAAGCGCCACTAAAAAAGAGACCGCCTCAAAGACGCTTGAGGCGGTCTCTTTGCTGTTTTTGATGAGCTCTGTCCGGCGCTGAAGCGCTGACATCATCGGAACAAAGCGGCACCACCCGCCTTTAAAGGCAGTTCTGAAGCTTTAAGACCGTCTCTTCGTCAGGGATTATTCTTCGACGCCGGCCAGCGCGGCGATGGCGGCGGCCATGATCTTGGTGTTCTTTATGATGTGTTCGACGCTCCACCGCTCGTCCACTTCGTGGATGTGGGTGTTCTCGCCGGGGAA is a window encoding:
- a CDS encoding 5-oxoprolinase subunit C family protein, which translates into the protein MKLIVERAGALTTVQDLGRWGHQALGMPVSGAMDAPALARGNLLLGNPVGAAALEVTVMGPLIRFAGEGCVAVAGGDLSPQLNGAPLPMWTAVAVKDGDRLGFGRPRGRGCRAYVCVGGGVDVPLMMGSRSTYMKAKIGGFEGRKLKDGDTLSTGAPWSLWRRVVGAACPAELLPDYGDAPLRAVLGPQDSYVGPEGVKTFFETEYAVSTSADRMGCRLESDRVIQHVKGPDIVSDGIPMGAVQVPGSGLPIVMMADRQTTGGYVKIAVVHALDVARLAQKMPGDTVRFAPINQDEGVDLSRGEAAKLERLRLLVQHIAAQPSASDAPAPANSGAMKLNVEGKDYTVTWERLD
- a CDS encoding LamB/YcsF family protein, translating into MNYRVDLNSDLGESFGAWKMGRDGDVLTFVSSANVACGFHAGDACVMRATVTAAKAAGVAVGAHPAYPDLVGFGRRNMACTPDELYAYTLYQIGALRAFCEAAGTKLQHVKPHGAMYNSAAKKIEEAEALAQAVKDAGGLILMGLAGSKFDEAAAKIGLPYAAEAFADRGYMPDGTLVPRSKEGAFVRDTEVAAARVIRMVKEGVVEAIDGTIVKLRPHSICLHGDSPTAVQMAQTLRARLVEAGIEIAPLAQIV